From a single Vampirovibrio chlorellavorus genomic region:
- a CDS encoding carbohydrate ABC transporter permease: MKPHELQERRWAWLFLAPCLLGLLIFTYLPILASLGLSFSYWNLLGVPQFVGVQNYTAVLNDPLFWRSFGTTWIFVLVSGALELVLSLWLAVWLNRALRGQSFFRAAYFLPFITPMVSVSLVWGWLYDPSYGLFNWLLQQAHLIDKSIPWLYDPKTALWAVMILRVWKDIGYNMVIFLAGLQTVPPSLYESAHLDGATGWQTFWRVTLPMITPTLFFVGIMTLINGFQAFDSVYLLTQGGPEHSTELLVYWMFKNAFEFYKIGPASAIAYILFMTILALTLLQWQLRKRWVMYEDETA, from the coding sequence GTGAAACCCCACGAGTTACAGGAGCGTCGCTGGGCCTGGCTGTTTTTGGCCCCCTGTTTACTGGGCCTGCTGATTTTTACTTATCTCCCCATTCTGGCTTCGCTGGGACTGAGCTTTTCCTACTGGAACCTGCTGGGCGTGCCCCAATTTGTGGGTGTGCAAAATTACACGGCAGTGCTGAACGATCCCCTGTTCTGGCGTTCCTTTGGCACCACCTGGATCTTTGTGCTGGTCTCCGGCGCTCTGGAGCTGGTACTGAGCTTGTGGCTAGCCGTATGGCTCAACCGGGCCCTCCGGGGACAGAGTTTCTTCCGGGCGGCTTATTTTCTGCCCTTTATTACCCCCATGGTCAGCGTGTCGCTGGTGTGGGGCTGGCTGTACGATCCCTCCTACGGGCTGTTTAACTGGCTGTTGCAGCAGGCTCACCTGATTGATAAGTCCATTCCCTGGCTGTATGACCCCAAAACCGCTTTGTGGGCGGTCATGATTTTACGGGTGTGGAAAGACATTGGCTACAACATGGTTATTTTTCTAGCCGGGCTGCAAACGGTGCCCCCGTCCTTGTACGAGTCGGCTCATCTGGATGGGGCCACCGGCTGGCAAACCTTTTGGCGGGTGACCCTGCCCATGATTACCCCCACCCTGTTTTTCGTGGGCATTATGACCCTAATCAACGGCTTTCAGGCCTTCGATTCGGTGTATCTGCTGACCCAAGGGGGACCGGAGCATAGCACCGAACTGCTGGTGTACTGGATGTTCAAAAACGCCTTCGAATTCTACAAAATTGGCCCAGCCTCAGCCATTGCCTATATTCTGTTTATGACCATTCTGGCTTTAACCCTGCTGCAATGGCAATTGCGCAAGCGATGGGTGATGTATGAGGATGAAACGGCATGA
- a CDS encoding carbohydrate ABC transporter permease, which produces MMQSVRWKNAGIMLLMATGAVLMLLPFWVMVITSLVGPDEVFQMPPRLWPSRWHWENYGRLFQQAPMALYFFNSVLVSVVTTVGHVLFSAMAAYAFSRLQFPHKNKLFFVFLMTMMVPPQVNIVPLFFLMKTFHWLDSYAALIVPGLFGAFGVFMLRQWFNGLPRELEEAARMDGCNPWQIFWRIALPLATPALAALAIFVFINTWNSFMWPLIVTNSESMRTLPVGIATLKGSFRDTTDWTVLMAAATLSILPVIAVFLMGQKQFMQGLLSGGVKE; this is translated from the coding sequence ATGATGCAGAGCGTCCGCTGGAAAAACGCCGGAATCATGCTGCTGATGGCCACCGGAGCGGTGCTGATGCTGCTACCCTTTTGGGTCATGGTCATTACGTCTTTGGTGGGGCCGGATGAAGTGTTCCAGATGCCGCCCCGACTGTGGCCCAGCCGCTGGCATTGGGAGAATTACGGGCGGCTGTTTCAGCAAGCCCCCATGGCCTTGTACTTTTTCAATAGCGTATTGGTCAGTGTGGTAACCACGGTGGGGCATGTCCTGTTTTCGGCCATGGCCGCTTACGCCTTCTCCCGCTTGCAGTTCCCACATAAAAACAAGCTGTTTTTCGTGTTTTTGATGACCATGATGGTGCCTCCCCAGGTGAACATTGTGCCCCTGTTCTTCCTGATGAAGACCTTTCACTGGCTGGATAGCTATGCCGCTCTGATCGTGCCGGGGCTGTTCGGGGCCTTTGGGGTGTTTATGCTGCGCCAGTGGTTCAATGGCCTGCCCAGGGAGCTGGAGGAGGCCGCCCGTATGGATGGCTGCAACCCCTGGCAGATTTTCTGGCGGATTGCCCTGCCCTTGGCCACCCCGGCGTTGGCCGCTTTGGCCATTTTTGTGTTTATCAACACCTGGAACAGCTTTATGTGGCCCTTGATTGTGACCAATTCGGAGAGCATGCGCACCCTGCCCGTGGGCATTGCCACCCTGAAGGGCAGTTTTCGGGATACCACCGACTGGACGGTGCTGATGGCGGCGGCCACCTTGTCGATTCTGCCAGTGATTGCAGTTTTCCTGATGGGACAAAAGCAGTTTATGCAGGGTTTACTGTCCGGCGGGGTGAAGGAATAG
- a CDS encoding flagellin N-terminal helical domain-containing protein: MAITLNSNALELNIARYMNLTNNRLNKSLERLSSGYKLNRAADGAAQMMLAETMKTQIRGYDAATTNLQQGLSMVETADSALQQINEHLQNIREIAVAAANGTNSSAQYTAYQASLTAELAAINSIASGSTYGDFNLLDGSISGGSAFNIQAGPNSGDTIDIKTAFSNNTTGASGLNITQTTLSTTANATTLLGQVDTAINTLTSNLATIGGFQNRLSDRMDYLSIAKTNVSASLSSIRDTDVAAESSNLARLQILQQAGAYALARVNTFPNIALSLLSG; the protein is encoded by the coding sequence ATGGCCATTACCTTGAATAGCAATGCCTTGGAATTAAACATTGCCCGATACATGAACCTGACCAACAATCGGTTGAACAAAAGTCTGGAGCGGTTGTCATCGGGCTATAAACTGAACCGGGCCGCCGATGGCGCTGCCCAGATGATGCTGGCTGAAACCATGAAAACCCAGATCCGGGGGTATGACGCGGCCACCACCAACCTGCAACAGGGCTTAAGCATGGTGGAAACCGCCGACAGCGCCTTGCAGCAAATTAACGAGCATTTGCAAAACATCCGGGAAATTGCCGTGGCGGCGGCCAATGGTACCAATAGTTCCGCCCAGTACACGGCTTATCAGGCCAGTTTAACGGCGGAACTGGCGGCCATCAATAGCATTGCCTCCGGTTCCACCTACGGCGATTTTAACTTGCTGGATGGCTCGATCTCCGGGGGTTCCGCCTTTAACATCCAAGCGGGGCCCAATAGTGGGGACACTATTGATATCAAAACCGCCTTTAGCAATAACACCACAGGGGCCAGTGGTCTGAACATCACCCAAACCACCCTGTCCACCACGGCCAACGCCACCACCCTGTTGGGACAGGTGGATACGGCCATTAATACCCTGACCAGCAACCTGGCCACCATCGGCGGCTTTCAAAACCGGCTGAGTGATCGAATGGATTACCTGAGCATCGCCAAAACCAATGTTTCGGCCTCGCTGTCCTCCATCCGGGATACCGATGTGGCCGCGGAGTCCTCGAATTTGGCCCGATTGCAAATCCTGCAACAGGCCGGGGCCTACGCGCTGGCACGGGTCAATACCTTCCCCAACATTGCCCTGTCGCTTCTCTCGGGATAA
- a CDS encoding flagellin N-terminal helical domain-containing protein, with protein MSLVPNTNITSLIAQRRLGTNSTKLKQSLERLSSGYRINRAADDAAGLTISENLMSSIRRMNQASRNTQDGISVLQTAEGSLGIIGDNLQRVRELTIQAANDTNDAVARQSISNEIKSLLSDIDRIAAATNLNGINLLDGSTTSAPVQIGPNSDAATNVLDISSALTDASSDGLGIVGSAPATFLSIAAIDLSSSAAATSFLTDVDAALSALNVQRARVGSFQNNLESVSSNLEQGVENFSASNSRIRDVDIAAETAQMTQSQILTEAATTVLSQTNQLPRLILSLLQRQ; from the coding sequence ATGTCTTTAGTGCCCAATACTAATATTACCTCGCTGATTGCCCAGCGTCGGCTGGGGACCAATTCCACCAAGCTCAAGCAGTCGCTGGAGCGCCTTTCCTCGGGGTATCGCATCAACCGGGCCGCCGATGACGCAGCCGGGCTGACCATTTCCGAAAATCTGATGAGTTCCATCCGGCGGATGAATCAGGCCTCTCGCAATACCCAGGACGGCATCAGCGTGTTGCAAACCGCGGAAGGCTCTCTGGGTATTATCGGGGATAACCTGCAACGGGTGCGTGAATTGACCATTCAGGCGGCCAACGATACCAACGACGCGGTTGCCCGGCAATCCATCAGCAACGAGATCAAGTCATTGCTCAGCGACATCGATCGCATCGCCGCAGCGACCAACCTCAATGGCATTAACCTGCTGGACGGCTCAACCACCAGCGCGCCGGTTCAGATTGGGCCCAATTCGGATGCGGCCACCAATGTTCTGGATATCAGTTCGGCCCTGACCGATGCCAGTTCCGATGGATTGGGCATTGTGGGTTCAGCGCCAGCCACCTTCCTGAGTATTGCGGCCATTGATTTAAGCTCCAGTGCGGCGGCGACCAGCTTTCTGACCGATGTGGACGCTGCCCTGAGCGCGCTCAACGTCCAGCGGGCCAGAGTCGGCTCGTTTCAAAACAATCTGGAAAGCGTAAGCAGCAACCTGGAGCAAGGGGTGGAAAACTTTTCCGCTTCCAACTCCCGCATTCGAGACGTAGACATTGCCGCGGAGACGGCCCAGATGACCCAGTCGCAAATCCTGACCGAGGCGGCCACCACGGTGCTGTCGCAAACCAACCAGCTCCCCCGACTCATTCTCAGCCTGCTGCAGCGGCAATAA
- a CDS encoding UDP-glucose dehydrogenase family protein, translated as MKIAVIGSGYVGTVTGTCLAEMGHQVVCADLKEGRMRDLQQGKVHFYEEALEPLIRGNREEGRLEFTTDIVQAVRNSEVIFLCIGTPLLPSGKPDFSALTAAVKSIAEGIDGYRLIIEKSTLPIKTGEWLQSLLQEQVPEGIEFDIAAVPQFLREGHAVNDFMHPDRIIVGAESKRAIDTIVEIYRPLNAPILMTDTNSAELIKHATNAFLATKISFINSIAQICEKTGADITSVARGLGLDRRIGQEYLNAGIGYGGIFFPKDLNSLINIAEEYHLNLDLLKQVDIINRYQRISFIEKIDEALGKNLSGKTIAIWGIAYRPDTDDLRDTPSLTIVRGLEKRGAKIRAYDPLAMEPAKELLPDVTYCQSAYEAAQGADAIAILTEWDEFAYVNFLRLRQESDCRLIVDGRNLFNPERMKNLGYHYVSIGRRKVTPDKVPAKV; from the coding sequence GTGAAAATCGCCGTGATTGGGTCGGGCTATGTGGGAACCGTAACCGGAACGTGTCTGGCTGAAATGGGTCATCAGGTGGTTTGCGCCGATCTGAAAGAAGGCCGCATGCGGGATCTCCAGCAAGGCAAAGTCCACTTCTATGAAGAAGCACTGGAGCCCTTAATCCGGGGGAACCGGGAAGAAGGCCGCCTGGAATTTACCACCGATATCGTGCAAGCCGTCCGCAACTCCGAAGTGATTTTCCTGTGCATCGGCACCCCGCTGCTGCCCTCTGGCAAGCCGGATTTCAGCGCCCTGACGGCGGCGGTGAAAAGCATTGCCGAAGGCATCGACGGCTATCGCCTGATTATCGAGAAAAGCACCCTGCCCATTAAAACCGGGGAGTGGCTGCAATCCCTCTTACAGGAGCAGGTGCCCGAGGGCATTGAGTTTGACATTGCCGCCGTGCCCCAGTTCCTGCGGGAAGGCCATGCGGTCAACGACTTTATGCACCCCGATCGTATTATTGTGGGGGCCGAAAGCAAGCGGGCCATCGATACCATTGTGGAAATCTATCGCCCCCTGAATGCCCCCATCCTCATGACCGATACCAACAGCGCCGAGTTGATCAAGCACGCCACCAACGCCTTTTTGGCCACCAAAATCTCCTTTATCAACTCCATTGCCCAAATTTGTGAGAAAACCGGGGCCGACATCACCAGCGTGGCCCGGGGTCTGGGCCTGGATCGCCGCATCGGGCAAGAGTACCTGAACGCCGGTATTGGCTACGGCGGTATCTTTTTCCCCAAAGATCTCAACTCTCTCATTAATATCGCCGAAGAGTACCATTTGAACCTGGATCTGCTGAAGCAGGTGGACATCATCAACCGCTATCAGCGCATCAGCTTTATCGAGAAGATTGACGAGGCCCTGGGCAAGAACCTGTCTGGCAAAACCATTGCCATTTGGGGCATTGCCTACCGCCCGGATACCGATGACCTGCGAGACACCCCCAGCTTAACCATTGTGCGAGGGCTGGAAAAACGAGGAGCCAAAATCCGGGCCTACGATCCGCTGGCCATGGAGCCCGCCAAGGAACTGCTTCCCGATGTCACTTATTGTCAATCCGCTTACGAAGCGGCCCAAGGCGCCGACGCCATCGCCATCCTGACCGAGTGGGACGAGTTCGCCTACGTCAACTTCCTGCGCTTGCGCCAGGAAAGCGACTGCCGCCTGATCGTGGATGGCCGAAACCTTTTCAATCCGGAGCGGATGAAGAATCTGGGTTACCACTACGTCAGTATTGGTCGCCGCAAGGTCACCCCGGATAAAGTACCGGCCAAAGTTTAA
- a CDS encoding tetratricopeptide repeat protein gives MIAAPWNLILIVAGGLACLLALGGGVVYLRFSQRNASWYYNKGIDYYQNNNLTRAIDCFTRATALQPDFAEAHYNLGLIYQQQENPANAKQCFESVLDITADDLEALYNLALIEYEDGAYPQAEALLRKALEIAPEDADCHYILGLVYEADKKLTEAMEAFQKATDYDATNINAFLFLGKLQDQAVQLTEAIQSFKKVLELDPNNLEANYDLSISLAKKGDWEGTIQYSQKAIQIDPNYAKAYNQLGLAHYCQEEMPDAIGFYQKAIEIDPAYGNAYNNLGYAYQKTGRYAEAIEMFEQYLKIGTDAEEELEIREHIDLLKKKMLE, from the coding sequence ATGATCGCAGCTCCCTGGAACCTGATTTTAATCGTGGCAGGTGGATTGGCCTGTCTTTTGGCCTTGGGTGGGGGTGTGGTTTATCTTCGCTTCAGCCAGCGCAATGCCTCCTGGTACTACAATAAAGGCATTGATTATTATCAAAACAACAATTTAACCCGGGCCATTGACTGTTTTACCCGGGCAACCGCCCTGCAACCGGACTTTGCCGAGGCCCACTACAACCTGGGCCTGATTTATCAGCAGCAGGAAAACCCTGCCAATGCCAAGCAATGTTTTGAAAGTGTGCTGGACATTACAGCCGATGATTTGGAAGCGCTTTACAACCTGGCCTTAATCGAATACGAAGACGGCGCTTATCCCCAAGCGGAGGCGTTGCTCCGCAAGGCCCTTGAAATCGCCCCGGAGGACGCGGATTGCCATTACATACTGGGTCTGGTTTACGAGGCTGACAAAAAGTTGACCGAGGCCATGGAGGCGTTCCAAAAAGCCACGGATTACGACGCGACCAATATCAATGCGTTCCTCTTTCTGGGCAAGTTACAGGATCAGGCCGTTCAATTGACGGAAGCCATTCAAAGTTTTAAAAAAGTGCTGGAACTGGACCCCAACAATCTGGAGGCCAATTACGACCTCTCCATCTCTCTGGCCAAGAAGGGGGATTGGGAAGGGACCATTCAGTACAGCCAGAAAGCCATTCAAATCGATCCGAATTACGCCAAGGCTTATAACCAGTTGGGTTTGGCCCACTACTGCCAGGAAGAAATGCCGGACGCCATTGGGTTCTACCAAAAGGCCATCGAGATCGACCCGGCCTACGGCAATGCCTACAACAACCTGGGCTACGCCTACCAGAAAACGGGTCGGTATGCCGAGGCCATTGAAATGTTTGAACAGTACCTGAAAATCGGTACCGATGCGGAAGAAGAACTGGAGATACGAGAGCATATCGACCTGCTCAAGAAAAAAATGCTGGAGTAA
- the lptC gene encoding LPS export ABC transporter periplasmic protein LptC, protein MNSYRKLVIFVLSALVLGGGWAIWNADQKLKQEEALHRQQQASQNKQDSMTGQNVSFTVTEGKVKKWKLEALNAVYSENRAQATLKEVKGEFYDAEGKPVLQFSAPEGLYLTKDNTVTLSGGVIANSAQKQENGGKGGQMKAPTMTWSGKSDWVTAKGGAELTFPQGKSTAQTCRFTLDFSNIQLEGGVNSSLSPL, encoded by the coding sequence ATGAATTCCTATCGTAAACTGGTTATTTTTGTTCTATCCGCCCTGGTACTGGGGGGAGGCTGGGCTATCTGGAATGCCGATCAGAAGTTGAAGCAGGAGGAGGCCCTGCATCGCCAGCAACAAGCCTCTCAAAACAAGCAGGATAGTATGACCGGCCAAAATGTCTCCTTTACGGTGACTGAGGGCAAGGTTAAAAAGTGGAAACTGGAGGCGCTGAATGCTGTTTACAGTGAAAATAGGGCCCAGGCCACTTTAAAAGAGGTGAAGGGCGAATTTTATGACGCCGAAGGAAAGCCGGTCTTGCAGTTTTCCGCACCTGAGGGTCTTTATCTGACCAAGGACAATACGGTGACCCTGAGTGGCGGCGTGATTGCCAATTCGGCTCAAAAACAGGAAAACGGGGGCAAGGGCGGCCAAATGAAAGCGCCCACCATGACCTGGAGCGGCAAGTCCGATTGGGTTACAGCAAAAGGTGGAGCGGAACTGACATTTCCGCAAGGAAAATCCACTGCCCAAACGTGTCGATTTACGCTGGATTTCTCTAATATTCAATTAGAGGGCGGAGTGAACTCTTCACTCAGTCCCCTGTAG
- a CDS encoding ferritin-like domain-containing protein: MAEYTFDIPKVVDTLNRIVEMELAGVVRYTHYSFMVFGPNRIPITSWLKSQASESLLHAQESGELITHLGEHPSLGIGQLLETHKHDIFSILEESLTHESRQMQLYQELLDLVKDKSVMFEEFARRMVAEEESHIGEVRKMMRK, from the coding sequence ATGGCGGAGTATACATTCGACATTCCCAAAGTCGTGGACACCCTGAACCGCATTGTGGAAATGGAATTGGCCGGTGTGGTGCGTTATACCCACTACTCGTTTATGGTTTTTGGCCCCAACCGTATTCCCATCACCTCCTGGCTCAAAAGTCAGGCCAGTGAATCCTTACTGCACGCCCAGGAAAGCGGCGAGCTGATCACCCACTTGGGAGAACACCCCTCTCTGGGCATTGGCCAACTGCTGGAAACCCACAAGCACGATATCTTCAGCATTCTGGAAGAATCCCTGACCCATGAATCCAGACAAATGCAGCTTTATCAAGAACTGCTGGATTTGGTGAAGGACAAATCCGTGATGTTTGAAGAGTTCGCCCGCCGCATGGTGGCCGAAGAGGAAAGCCACATCGGAGAAGTCCGCAAAATGATGCGCAAGTAA
- a CDS encoding anthranilate synthase component I family protein, with product MPLTIQSYLSDTETPVSLFHRLQSAFPLMFLLESTDGDRQVGRFSIIGLDAVLSFRLKNGAAIIQNHREGTERLETCTDPMGRLRALQQETLPPLETLPPEYSDLPLTAGWVGYLGYGTTQYFERIPQPAEDVLKVPDVYMGLYDSVIIFDHLYRRIHLVSHREAAETHRLFQTVQQALNQQTQELHLLTLPQLCDEQVFDTVQYATPKADFMKAIHQAKQWIVEGQIFQIVLAQRFSLPVQCRPLDIYRTVTAINPSPYAYYLKFPEFVYLGSSPETFVRCRNGQVTLKALAGTRPRGKSEADDISLAEELRACRKEMAEHRMLVDLGRNDLGRICQPGSIAVGEIAQILRYTHVMHLATEITGKLREGLSGYDALRSCFPRGTVSGAPKIRAMQLLAKLEPEQRGVYSGMVGYIDASGNADGAIAIRSALIQENTAHIQAGAGIVHHSVPESEYEETRNKAKSMIKAILMAERMDADARSATRRDY from the coding sequence ATGCCCCTGACCATTCAAAGTTACCTGTCGGACACCGAGACGCCCGTGTCCCTATTTCACCGCCTGCAATCGGCCTTTCCCCTGATGTTTCTGCTGGAAAGTACCGACGGGGACCGGCAGGTGGGCCGCTTCTCCATCATCGGACTGGATGCCGTGCTGAGTTTTCGCTTGAAAAACGGGGCGGCCATTATCCAGAATCACCGGGAAGGCACCGAGCGGCTGGAAACCTGCACCGACCCCATGGGCCGCTTGCGGGCCCTGCAACAGGAAACCTTGCCCCCGCTGGAAACGCTGCCCCCCGAATATAGCGATTTGCCCCTGACCGCCGGGTGGGTAGGGTATTTGGGCTATGGCACCACCCAGTATTTTGAGCGGATTCCTCAACCCGCCGAGGACGTATTGAAAGTGCCCGATGTGTACATGGGCCTGTACGATTCGGTGATTATTTTCGATCACCTGTATCGGCGGATTCACCTGGTCTCTCACCGGGAAGCCGCAGAAACCCACCGGCTGTTCCAGACCGTTCAGCAGGCCCTGAACCAGCAAACTCAGGAACTCCACTTGCTCACCCTGCCCCAACTCTGTGATGAGCAGGTTTTTGACACCGTCCAGTACGCCACCCCCAAAGCCGATTTTATGAAGGCCATCCATCAGGCCAAGCAGTGGATTGTGGAAGGGCAAATTTTCCAGATTGTGCTGGCCCAGCGCTTCTCGTTACCGGTACAGTGCCGCCCGCTGGATATTTACCGCACGGTGACCGCCATCAATCCCTCTCCTTACGCCTATTACCTCAAATTCCCGGAGTTCGTTTATCTGGGGTCCTCCCCGGAGACCTTTGTGCGCTGCCGTAACGGGCAAGTAACGCTGAAAGCCTTGGCCGGCACCCGCCCCCGGGGCAAGTCGGAAGCGGATGACATCAGTTTGGCTGAAGAGCTGCGGGCCTGCCGCAAGGAAATGGCCGAGCATCGCATGCTGGTGGACCTGGGCCGTAACGATTTAGGGCGCATTTGCCAACCGGGCAGCATTGCGGTGGGAGAAATCGCCCAAATCCTCCGATACACCCATGTCATGCACCTCGCTACAGAAATCACCGGCAAGCTCCGGGAGGGCTTGAGCGGCTATGATGCCCTGAGAAGTTGCTTCCCTCGAGGCACCGTGAGTGGCGCTCCCAAAATTCGGGCCATGCAGTTGCTGGCCAAGCTGGAACCGGAGCAGCGGGGCGTTTATTCTGGAATGGTGGGTTACATCGACGCCAGTGGGAACGCCGATGGGGCCATCGCCATTCGCTCCGCCCTCATTCAGGAGAATACGGCTCACATTCAGGCCGGAGCTGGCATTGTGCATCACTCCGTGCCGGAATCCGAATACGAAGAAACCCGCAACAAGGCCAAAAGCATGATTAAAGCCATTCTGATGGCGGAAAGGATGGACGCCGATGCCCGCAGCGCAACCCGTCGTGATTATTGA
- a CDS encoding anthranilate synthase component II: MPAAQPVVIIDNYDSFTFNLYQMLQAETDAPVEVYRNDGIDFQTLLAKKPQRIILSPGPGHPAEPSDFGICAEIIQKQAELKCPVLGVCLGHQGMAHYLGGGVIAAPEIVHGESRPMRQVVASPLFEGLPSTFEAMRYHSLLVDETTLPADLEITVRDAESNIPMAMRHRTQPLYGIQFHPESIGTPQGQQILRNFLAQC; encoded by the coding sequence ATGCCCGCAGCGCAACCCGTCGTGATTATTGATAATTACGACTCCTTCACCTTTAATTTGTATCAAATGCTGCAAGCGGAAACGGACGCCCCGGTGGAAGTCTACCGGAACGATGGCATCGATTTCCAAACCTTACTGGCTAAAAAACCACAGCGCATCATCCTGTCCCCCGGCCCCGGCCACCCGGCGGAACCCTCGGATTTTGGCATTTGCGCCGAGATTATCCAAAAGCAAGCGGAACTGAAGTGCCCGGTGCTGGGCGTCTGTCTGGGCCATCAGGGCATGGCCCATTATTTGGGGGGTGGAGTCATTGCCGCCCCTGAAATCGTCCACGGGGAAAGCCGCCCCATGCGCCAGGTGGTTGCCAGTCCCTTGTTTGAGGGGCTTCCGTCCACCTTTGAGGCCATGCGCTATCACTCCCTGTTGGTGGATGAAACGACCCTGCCTGCAGATTTGGAAATTACCGTCCGCGATGCCGAAAGTAACATTCCCATGGCCATGCGGCACCGTACCCAGCCCTTGTACGGCATTCAGTTTCACCCGGAATCCATTGGCACCCCGCAGGGCCAGCAGATTTTAAGGAATTTTCTAGCCCAATGCTAA
- the trpD gene encoding anthranilate phosphoribosyltransferase, with protein sequence MLSRDQLRQLIHLEYSEAETLDLLGQLTPDHITPALFSDALACLQETALPLAVPSVPVMDCCGTGGSGLPHFNTSTTVAFILAAAGIPVVKFGNRGFSSASGSFDLLAQLGFSERMDLHRIPEVLAQCGLVFLFAPQCYPQLAGFNQLRRTLKTRTLFNFLGPLLNPVKPAYRLLGVSHPGMQQRMADYLISTGTCERGWIVNAESGLDELDIHGNTQVLQLEQNRVSEITLSPSDFSANFSSDALSKNSHHELPPNAHRPTENLKIFMRLLQGDDDQSPYYDMVCLNAGAGLLIAQKTPTLKEGIQEAKQILKSGKALHTLEQCRRVNEQFAC encoded by the coding sequence ATGCTAAGCCGTGATCAACTGCGCCAGCTCATTCATCTGGAATACAGCGAAGCGGAAACGCTGGATTTACTGGGCCAACTGACCCCGGATCACATTACCCCCGCCCTGTTTTCCGATGCCTTGGCCTGCCTGCAGGAAACCGCCCTTCCTTTGGCTGTACCATCCGTACCGGTGATGGATTGCTGCGGTACTGGCGGCAGCGGATTGCCCCACTTTAATACCTCTACCACGGTGGCCTTTATTTTGGCGGCAGCGGGCATCCCAGTGGTGAAGTTCGGGAATCGGGGCTTTAGCAGCGCCAGCGGCAGTTTTGATCTGTTGGCTCAACTAGGCTTTTCGGAGCGGATGGACTTGCATCGCATCCCGGAAGTGTTGGCCCAATGCGGTCTGGTTTTTCTGTTCGCCCCGCAATGTTATCCACAATTGGCCGGGTTTAACCAGTTGCGTCGTACCTTGAAAACCCGCACCCTGTTTAATTTTTTGGGCCCCTTGCTCAATCCGGTGAAACCCGCCTATCGGCTGCTGGGCGTTTCCCACCCCGGTATGCAACAACGCATGGCCGATTATTTAATCAGCACCGGTACCTGTGAGCGGGGTTGGATCGTAAATGCCGAATCCGGTTTGGATGAACTGGATATCCACGGCAACACGCAGGTACTGCAACTGGAGCAAAATCGCGTTTCTGAAATCACTCTTTCCCCGTCTGATTTTTCAGCTAATTTCTCGTCTGATGCGCTGTCTAAAAATAGCCACCATGAATTGCCACCCAACGCGCATCGTCCTACGGAGAATTTGAAAATTTTTATGCGACTGCTTCAAGGGGACGATGATCAATCGCCGTATTATGACATGGTATGCCTGAATGCCGGTGCGGGCTTGCTCATCGCCCAAAAAACTCCCACGCTGAAGGAAGGCATTCAGGAAGCCAAACAGATTTTAAAAAGCGGAAAAGCATTACACACGCTGGAACAATGCCGGAGGGTCAATGAACAGTTTGCCTGCTGA